A window of Aquitalea denitrificans contains these coding sequences:
- a CDS encoding GlxA family transcriptional regulator, with amino-acid sequence MAREVWFVLPPRFMLLDFAGPAEAMRIATEFGADFQLHYAACDVQTSCSLGLPLGGLQPLPVQLPDDSLIIIPGADCSAEAYALPEARRIVGWLNSCFDPQRHVLATICSAALLAGMAGLLAHRQCTTHHSLITRLQDSDNSASVLENRVFVQDGAVWTSAGITAGIDLALQLISQLASPAITREVAREMVVYFRRSGQDVQLSPWLAHRNHLHPAVHKVQDLIAASPEQDWSLSALAGQVHVSVRHLSRLFREHAGVSVHDYHLALRAARASQWRTAGLSKEKAALAAGFSSARQWQRVQAAAKVS; translated from the coding sequence ATGGCGCGTGAAGTCTGGTTTGTCCTGCCGCCGCGCTTCATGCTGCTGGATTTTGCCGGTCCGGCAGAAGCCATGCGCATTGCCACCGAGTTTGGTGCGGATTTTCAGCTGCACTATGCTGCCTGCGATGTGCAGACATCTTGCTCGCTGGGCTTGCCGCTAGGTGGTTTGCAGCCCTTGCCGGTACAACTGCCGGACGACAGCCTGATTATCATCCCCGGGGCTGATTGCTCGGCTGAAGCCTATGCCCTGCCGGAGGCACGCCGGATTGTAGGCTGGCTGAACAGCTGCTTCGACCCGCAACGGCATGTGCTGGCTACCATCTGCTCTGCGGCCTTGCTTGCCGGCATGGCCGGTTTGCTGGCACATCGCCAATGTACAACGCACCACAGCCTGATCACCCGGCTGCAAGACAGTGACAATAGCGCCAGCGTGCTGGAAAACCGGGTGTTTGTGCAGGATGGTGCGGTATGGACCAGCGCCGGCATCACCGCCGGCATTGATCTGGCGCTGCAGCTGATCAGCCAACTGGCCAGCCCGGCCATCACCCGCGAGGTGGCGCGGGAAATGGTGGTGTACTTCCGCCGCTCCGGCCAGGATGTGCAGCTGTCACCGTGGCTGGCGCATCGCAACCATCTGCATCCTGCGGTACACAAGGTGCAGGATCTGATTGCCGCCAGCCCGGAGCAGGACTGGAGCCTTTCCGCGCTGGCCGGACAGGTACATGTCAGCGTGCGTCACCTGTCGCGTTTGTTCCGCGAGCACGCGGGTGTTTCGGTGCATGACTACCATCTGGCGCTACGCGCTGCGCGGGCCAGCCAGTGGCGGACAGCCGGCTTGTCCAAGGAGAAGGCGGCGCTGGCCGCCGGTTTTTCTTCGGCGCGGCAGTGGCAGCGGGTGCAGGCTGCGGCAAAGGTTTCCTGA
- a CDS encoding flagellar assembly protein T N-terminal domain-containing protein has protein sequence MVAALVAAFALAASLHAAPIIAEGVADMEAGSPAAREMAIRDALQQAAISNGAALQSLQLLQSGNVSESSALSAPSLQGKVKILQEYSSDGMYHVRLSIDPQASAAGPVGAAPQPAQNANCGMPAGRSLRRKLLTTYFYVVNPAEANDLRNLASRLPADLARRLRQQNQFDVRNAGHLTVLSNMAADEPVAGWETVRELGRREDVQFVVAGRVLSTGVVSKSLRHTMYESNNTSQQGAYYTGPLAGLFGGALKYAPSARQFDLEVWIYDALTGAVLADQRISRIAQGQVVALLPADFATTAFWQGDYGRVVDDLLDQATRQLVEVVSCIPLSAKVVKVEEGRQVFVNVGGLDGMKVGDQMLLYKPRSAQIVRSGGGVRELGVPEELSGTITLTQVQPNFSIAQVQSAKLKVEEGDYVRFMTRR, from the coding sequence ATGGTAGCCGCCCTTGTGGCGGCTTTTGCGTTGGCGGCTTCACTGCATGCCGCTCCCATCATTGCCGAAGGGGTGGCTGATATGGAGGCCGGCAGTCCGGCTGCGCGTGAAATGGCCATCCGTGATGCCCTGCAGCAGGCGGCCATCAGCAACGGTGCTGCGCTGCAATCTCTGCAATTGCTTCAGTCCGGCAATGTCAGCGAAAGCAGCGCCTTGTCGGCACCTTCCCTGCAAGGCAAGGTAAAGATCCTGCAGGAGTACAGCAGCGACGGCATGTACCATGTCCGTCTCAGCATCGATCCGCAAGCCAGTGCCGCCGGTCCGGTCGGGGCTGCGCCGCAGCCGGCGCAGAATGCCAATTGCGGCATGCCCGCCGGACGCAGCCTGCGGCGCAAATTGCTGACCACCTATTTTTATGTGGTGAATCCGGCTGAAGCCAACGATCTGCGTAATCTGGCCAGTCGCCTGCCGGCCGATCTGGCCCGCCGTCTGCGCCAGCAAAACCAGTTTGATGTACGCAATGCCGGCCATCTCACCGTGCTAAGCAATATGGCGGCGGATGAACCGGTAGCTGGCTGGGAGACCGTGCGCGAGCTGGGGAGGCGCGAAGATGTGCAGTTTGTGGTGGCTGGGCGGGTATTGTCTACCGGGGTGGTGAGCAAGAGCCTGCGTCACACCATGTATGAATCCAACAATACCAGTCAGCAGGGGGCGTATTACACCGGACCGCTGGCCGGCCTGTTTGGCGGTGCACTCAAATATGCGCCGTCGGCGCGGCAGTTTGATCTGGAAGTCTGGATTTACGATGCACTGACTGGCGCGGTGCTGGCCGACCAGCGCATCAGCCGCATTGCCCAGGGCCAGGTGGTGGCACTGCTGCCGGCAGACTTTGCCACTACCGCCTTCTGGCAGGGTGATTATGGCCGGGTGGTGGATGATCTGCTCGACCAAGCCACCCGTCAGCTGGTGGAGGTAGTTAGCTGTATTCCGCTATCGGCCAAGGTGGTTAAAGTGGAGGAGGGCAGGCAGGTATTCGTCAATGTCGGCGGGCTGGATGGCATGAAGGTGGGCGACCAGATGCTGCTGTACAAGCCGCGTTCGGCGCAGATCGTGCGTAGTGGCGGCGGTGTGCGCGAACTGGGCGTGCCAGAGGAGCTGTCCGGCACCATCACCCTGACCCAGGTGCAGCCCAATTTCTCCATTGCCCAGGTACAAAGCGCCAAGCTCAAGGTGGAAGAGGGCGATTACGTCCGTTTCATGACCCGGCGTTGA
- a CDS encoding helix-turn-helix domain-containing protein, whose translation MDPLTHGQSLQFVTRLADDAADQAAFISGWAQDYAQLSCGRFTGRLDELCLGRLQVFREYSARETYQQCQPWQGAIWFGIPAPHSGERLRFHGRSVPPSAVLVAMGGTDFTLRTPDDFTIYGIVLEQQVLAQRHLELFGRDLPPHWLQTAAVCLAPDRQQALCGQIAELLALARHTPDSIGRQLLLDCSVDALLLALSQSAAEPLLRREGSSQRHWQWVEQARQRALQPAQNWLSVEGLCRELHVTRRTLQNGFQEVTAMSPLPFLRALRLNQVRRLLRSPVSGQESIQQLAEDWGFASPSHFTYDYRRLFGETPSQTRQQPRH comes from the coding sequence ATGGACCCGCTGACACATGGCCAGTCCCTGCAGTTTGTCACCCGGCTGGCGGATGATGCTGCCGATCAGGCCGCCTTCATCAGCGGCTGGGCGCAGGATTACGCCCAGCTGTCCTGCGGACGTTTCACTGGCCGGCTGGATGAGCTGTGCCTGGGGCGCTTGCAGGTGTTCCGCGAATACTCGGCCCGCGAAACCTACCAGCAATGCCAGCCGTGGCAAGGTGCCATCTGGTTTGGCATTCCGGCACCGCATAGTGGGGAGCGGCTGCGCTTTCATGGCCGCAGCGTGCCGCCGTCTGCCGTGCTGGTGGCCATGGGCGGCACCGACTTCACCTTGCGCACCCCGGACGACTTCACCATTTACGGCATCGTGCTGGAGCAGCAGGTGCTGGCGCAGCGCCATCTGGAGCTGTTTGGCCGCGACCTGCCGCCGCACTGGCTGCAGACGGCTGCGGTCTGCCTGGCACCAGACAGGCAGCAGGCCCTGTGCGGACAGATTGCCGAACTGCTGGCGCTGGCGCGGCACACGCCGGACAGCATTGGCCGCCAATTACTGCTGGATTGTTCGGTGGATGCCTTGCTGCTGGCCTTGTCACAGTCTGCCGCAGAACCATTGCTGCGGCGTGAGGGCAGCAGTCAGCGCCACTGGCAATGGGTGGAGCAGGCACGCCAGCGGGCTTTGCAGCCGGCGCAGAACTGGCTGAGCGTGGAGGGCTTGTGCCGTGAGCTGCATGTGACACGCCGCACCTTGCAGAACGGCTTTCAGGAAGTCACCGCCATGAGTCCGCTGCCTTTCCTGCGCGCACTCCGGCTTAATCAGGTGCGTCGCCTGCTGCGCTCACCGGTCAGCGGACAGGAGAGTATCCAGCAACTGGCCGAAGACTGGGGTTTTGCCAGTCCCAGCCATTTCACCTACGACTATCGCCGCCTGTTTGGCGAAACCCCCAGCCAGACGCGGCAGCAGCCACGACACTAA
- a CDS encoding serine hydrolase, which produces MLRKFAALLVSAALAMPAVAAPPPGVMVASQMADHAVPRLNSHSVLVLNGNTGEPLYEKNIHQRMPIASITKLMTAMVLLDSGVSLDQEVSVSDAEIDRLKNTTSRLAVGTTLPRKEMLLLALMSSENRAAATLARTALPGGTAAFVERMNKKARSLGMNESVFYDPTGLDLRNTSTAHDLARMVKAAHNYPLIRAFTTTPDHQIVSVRNRVLQYRNSNALVREGNWDISIQKTGYIQEAGRCMVMQTTVGSQPLIIVLLAAGGNSARVNDARSIKTWLEAHPGNWLAG; this is translated from the coding sequence ATGCTGAGAAAATTTGCCGCCCTGCTGGTTTCCGCCGCCCTGGCGATGCCGGCAGTGGCTGCGCCGCCGCCTGGCGTTATGGTTGCCAGTCAGATGGCCGACCATGCCGTACCGCGCCTGAATTCCCATTCGGTTCTGGTGCTCAATGGCAATACCGGCGAGCCGCTGTACGAAAAGAACATTCACCAGCGCATGCCCATTGCCTCCATCACCAAGCTGATGACGGCAATGGTGCTGCTGGACTCCGGCGTGTCACTGGATCAGGAAGTTTCAGTTTCCGATGCCGAGATCGACCGCCTGAAGAACACTACCTCGCGCCTGGCCGTGGGCACCACGCTGCCGCGCAAGGAAATGCTGTTGCTGGCGCTGATGTCCTCGGAAAACCGTGCCGCCGCCACGCTGGCCCGCACCGCCCTGCCTGGTGGCACCGCCGCCTTTGTCGAGCGCATGAACAAGAAGGCGCGCAGCCTGGGCATGAACGAATCGGTGTTCTACGACCCCACCGGCCTGGACCTGCGCAACACTTCCACCGCGCATGATCTGGCGCGCATGGTGAAAGCCGCGCACAACTACCCGCTGATCCGCGCCTTCACCACCACGCCGGATCACCAGATTGTCTCGGTACGCAACCGTGTGCTGCAATATCGCAACAGCAATGCGCTGGTGCGCGAGGGCAACTGGGATATCAGCATCCAGAAAACCGGCTACATCCAGGAAGCCGGCCGCTGCATGGTGATGCAAACCACCGTGGGCTCGCAGCCGCTGATCATCGTGTTGCTGGCCGCAGGCGGCAATTCCGCCCGCGTCAACGATGCACGCAGCATCAAGACCTGGCTGGAGGCCCATCCGGGCAACTGGCTGGCAGGTTGA
- a CDS encoding isochorismatase family protein: MNKAALLVIDVQDSFLQRDYWDETALPPFRQNVLALIAGARAAGMPVLYVLHEDGDGPFAAESGLVRPMAWLPANPDAIFIKHVHNAMLDSGLQPWLAERGIRKLLVSGIRTEQCCETTTRVASDLGFAVDFVSEATLTFAMCHPLSGKLFGAEEIREKTELVLAGRFASIVTVEQALARL; the protein is encoded by the coding sequence ATGAACAAGGCAGCACTGCTGGTGATTGATGTGCAGGATTCCTTCTTGCAGCGTGATTATTGGGATGAAACGGCCTTGCCGCCGTTTCGCCAGAACGTGCTGGCGCTGATTGCCGGCGCGCGCGCGGCAGGCATGCCGGTGCTGTATGTGTTGCATGAGGACGGTGACGGCCCGTTTGCTGCGGAAAGTGGTCTGGTGCGGCCTATGGCGTGGTTGCCGGCTAATCCGGATGCCATCTTCATCAAACATGTGCACAATGCCATGCTGGATTCCGGCCTGCAGCCCTGGCTGGCCGAGCGCGGCATCCGCAAGCTGCTGGTGTCGGGCATCCGCACCGAGCAGTGCTGCGAAACCACCACCCGGGTGGCATCTGATCTGGGTTTTGCGGTGGATTTTGTCAGTGAGGCCACGCTCACCTTTGCCATGTGCCACCCGCTCAGTGGCAAGCTGTTTGGCGCTGAGGAAATCCGGGAAAAGACCGAACTGGTGCTGGCCGGGCGCTTTGCCAGCATTGTGACCGTGGAGCAGGCGCTGGCGCGTCTGTAG
- a CDS encoding GNAT family N-acetyltransferase, producing MTIEIRPATHDDAALILGYIRELAIYEKAEHEVVASVADIEQSLFGPDSTAHGLICLQDGHPVGYAVYFFNYSTWQGKSGLYLEDLYITPAARGSGAGKKLLRHLAQLAVARGCGRFEWSVLDWNKPAIDFYESFGAAAQAEWVKYRLTGDALLKFAEQA from the coding sequence GTGACCATAGAAATTCGTCCCGCCACCCATGACGATGCCGCACTGATTCTGGGCTATATCCGCGAACTGGCCATTTATGAAAAGGCCGAACACGAAGTGGTGGCCAGTGTGGCCGATATCGAACAGTCGCTGTTCGGCCCGGACAGCACCGCCCATGGCCTGATCTGCCTGCAGGATGGCCATCCGGTGGGCTATGCGGTGTATTTCTTCAATTATTCCACCTGGCAGGGCAAGTCCGGCCTGTATCTGGAAGACCTCTACATCACCCCGGCGGCGCGTGGCAGCGGTGCCGGCAAAAAGCTGTTGCGTCACCTGGCACAGCTGGCTGTTGCCCGTGGCTGTGGCCGCTTCGAATGGAGCGTGCTGGACTGGAATAAGCCGGCCATTGATTTTTATGAATCCTTTGGCGCTGCTGCCCAGGCGGAATGGGTGAAATACCGCCTGACGGGCGATGCGCTGCTGAAGTTTGCCGAGCAGGCCTGA
- a CDS encoding PLP-dependent aminotransferase family protein, with translation MPPESLPRSTAASATLYQQLAEDLSLAIARGTLPPGSRLPSVRRTSQSRQLSLNTVVAAYRVLEDRGLIEARPQSGYYVRARLPSPARPVMTQSSVAKPTESKVLDLIGAVLDAQQTPGFIDLALACPRGSDFYPGNKLARLMGQILRRQPGMVSTYALPPGSERLRVQIARRSMELGMALQAENIILTNGCMEALQLALRAVTKPGDAVGLESPTYFNLLPLFASLGLKAVEIPTDPQHGISVDAVELLLSEGRISALVAMPNVHNPLGCSMPLEAKKRLARLVNQYQVPLIEDGLYAELQFSDTQAPAAKAFDEDGWIIFCTSYTKTLAPDFRIGWMEGGRFGAALRKLKFASSVAQPMVLSETLGAFLESGGYDHHLRALKRHYAQHVEKVRGLIARHFPAGTRATDPAGGFLIWLELPEGCDSVALFHAAIAENISIMPGPLYSPGGRYRNAMRLSCCYPLDERYVAALTRVGMLVQQQLAQQGG, from the coding sequence ATGCCTCCAGAAAGCCTGCCCCGTAGCACCGCCGCCAGTGCCACCCTATACCAGCAACTGGCGGAAGACCTGTCGCTGGCCATTGCCCGTGGCACCTTGCCACCCGGCTCGCGCCTGCCATCGGTACGGCGCACCTCGCAAAGCCGGCAACTGAGCCTGAACACGGTGGTGGCGGCCTACCGGGTACTGGAAGATCGGGGGCTGATCGAGGCCCGGCCACAGTCCGGCTACTATGTGCGGGCGCGCCTGCCCTCGCCCGCCCGTCCGGTGATGACCCAGAGCAGCGTGGCCAAGCCCACGGAAAGCAAGGTGCTGGATCTGATCGGTGCGGTGCTGGATGCGCAGCAGACTCCCGGCTTCATCGACCTGGCACTGGCCTGCCCGCGCGGCAGCGACTTCTACCCCGGCAACAAGCTGGCCAGACTGATGGGGCAGATATTGCGTCGCCAGCCTGGCATGGTCAGCACCTATGCCCTGCCGCCCGGCTCGGAGCGGTTACGGGTACAGATTGCCCGCCGCAGCATGGAGCTGGGCATGGCCTTGCAGGCGGAAAACATCATTCTGACCAATGGCTGCATGGAGGCGCTGCAACTGGCGCTGCGCGCGGTCACCAAACCGGGCGACGCGGTGGGGCTGGAATCGCCCACCTATTTCAATCTGCTGCCCTTGTTTGCCAGCCTGGGGCTGAAAGCGGTGGAGATTCCCACCGACCCGCAGCACGGCATTTCGGTGGATGCAGTGGAGCTGCTGCTGTCCGAAGGGCGCATCAGCGCACTGGTGGCCATGCCCAATGTGCACAATCCGCTGGGTTGCAGCATGCCGCTGGAGGCCAAGAAGCGGCTGGCACGGCTGGTGAATCAATACCAGGTGCCGCTGATTGAGGACGGCCTGTATGCCGAGCTGCAGTTCAGCGATACCCAAGCCCCGGCGGCCAAGGCCTTTGACGAAGATGGCTGGATCATCTTCTGCACCAGCTACACCAAGACGCTGGCCCCGGATTTTCGCATCGGCTGGATGGAAGGCGGCCGCTTTGGCGCGGCCTTGCGCAAGCTGAAGTTTGCTTCTTCGGTGGCCCAGCCCATGGTGCTGTCCGAAACGCTGGGCGCGTTTCTGGAATCCGGTGGCTACGACCACCACCTGCGGGCGCTCAAACGCCATTACGCCCAGCATGTGGAAAAAGTGCGTGGCCTGATTGCCCGTCACTTCCCGGCCGGCACCCGCGCTACCGACCCGGCCGGCGGCTTTCTGATCTGGCTGGAACTGCCGGAAGGCTGCGACAGCGTGGCGCTGTTTCATGCCGCCATTGCCGAAAACATCAGCATCATGCCAGGTCCGCTATATTCACCCGGCGGGCGCTACCGCAATGCCATGCGCCTGTCCTGCTGCTATCCGCTGGACGAGCGCTATGTCGCCGCCCTCACCCGGGTGGGCATGCTGGTGCAACAGCAACTGGCGCAGCAAGGCGGCTGA
- a CDS encoding EamA family transporter produces MPLKDVLQALAIVLIWGVNFVVIKYGVADVPPLLLGALRFMLAAFPAVLLVRRPRLPWGWVAAYGLSVGVGQFAFLFSAIKLGMPAGLASVVLQSQAFFTLILAGLMLHERWQAAQILGLLCACAGLALIGLAKGGSMTAIGFGLTLAAAFCWASSNIIVRLMGKAGHKVEPLNLVVWSSLVPPLPYLALSWWLEGPQRMEIALRHFSLGSFLAVAYLAFMATLLGYGMWSRLLSRHPANKVAPFSLLVPVVGVLTSALLLGERLSLLQAAGSVLLLAGLVVNVFGGMLLARWRRGTLAHGA; encoded by the coding sequence ATGCCTTTGAAGGATGTGTTGCAGGCGCTGGCCATCGTGCTGATCTGGGGCGTCAATTTCGTGGTGATCAAGTACGGCGTGGCCGATGTGCCACCGCTGTTGCTGGGTGCCCTGCGTTTCATGCTGGCTGCCTTCCCGGCGGTGCTGCTGGTGCGCAGGCCCCGCCTACCCTGGGGCTGGGTGGCGGCTTATGGCCTGTCTGTTGGCGTGGGGCAGTTTGCCTTCCTGTTTTCCGCCATCAAGCTGGGCATGCCGGCGGGTCTCGCCTCGGTGGTATTGCAGTCGCAGGCCTTCTTTACCCTGATTCTGGCCGGGCTGATGCTGCATGAGCGCTGGCAGGCCGCACAGATTCTCGGCCTGTTGTGCGCCTGTGCCGGTCTGGCGCTGATCGGGCTGGCCAAGGGCGGCAGCATGACGGCCATCGGTTTTGGCCTGACGCTGGCGGCGGCTTTCTGCTGGGCTTCGTCCAATATCATCGTGCGGCTGATGGGTAAGGCCGGGCACAAGGTGGAGCCGCTGAATCTGGTGGTGTGGTCCAGCCTGGTACCGCCGCTGCCGTATCTGGCCTTGTCCTGGTGGCTGGAGGGGCCGCAGCGCATGGAAATCGCCTTGCGCCATTTCTCGCTCGGTTCTTTCCTGGCGGTGGCCTATCTTGCCTTCATGGCCACTTTGCTGGGTTATGGCATGTGGAGCCGCCTGCTCAGCCGCCATCCGGCCAATAAGGTCGCCCCATTCTCGCTGCTGGTGCCGGTGGTGGGCGTGCTGACTTCGGCCCTGCTGCTGGGTGAGCGCCTGAGTCTGCTGCAGGCCGCCGGCAGCGTGCTGTTGCTGGCCGGACTGGTGGTCAACGTGTTTGGCGGCATGCTGCTGGCTCGCTGGCGGCGTGGGACATTGGCCCATGGCGCGTGA
- a CDS encoding LPP20 family lipoprotein, producing the protein MNIRTRRMAAVSLLLGLTACASASQPLAESARPQAMPVAATASFTGVGYAGPGIEPEAPRVVVKEINPNAPIVIRATGSGAAPYSSALTPSQRKLLSMRAARLDAFRSIAEQVQGMKLVGNSSVANMVATSDGFRTYVDAYLRGVHLVSTNILPDGTSEAVAEITLDQDFYKQYKNALEKTGSVMKAAQQDGVAGLECAEGNCGATRYESNFYVAH; encoded by the coding sequence ATGAACATCCGCACCCGCCGTATGGCTGCCGTATCCCTGTTGCTGGGCCTGACTGCCTGTGCCTCCGCCAGTCAGCCGCTTGCCGAGTCCGCCCGTCCGCAGGCCATGCCGGTGGCTGCTACGGCCTCCTTTACCGGCGTGGGCTATGCCGGTCCGGGCATCGAGCCGGAAGCACCCAGGGTGGTGGTGAAGGAAATCAATCCCAATGCACCCATTGTCATCCGGGCCACTGGCAGCGGGGCGGCACCTTATTCCTCGGCACTGACTCCGTCGCAGCGCAAGCTGCTGTCCATGCGTGCTGCGCGGCTGGATGCCTTCCGTTCTATCGCCGAACAGGTGCAGGGCATGAAGCTGGTGGGTAACAGCTCGGTAGCCAATATGGTGGCCACCAGCGACGGCTTCCGCACTTATGTCGATGCCTATCTGCGCGGCGTGCATCTGGTGTCCACCAATATATTGCCGGATGGCACCAGCGAGGCGGTGGCGGAAATCACCCTCGACCAGGATTTCTACAAACAGTACAAGAATGCGCTGGAAAAAACCGGCAGTGTGATGAAGGCTGCCCAGCAGGATGGCGTGGCCGGCCTGGAGTGCGCCGAAGGCAACTGCGGTGCCACGCGTTATGAAAGCAACTTCTACGTAGCCCACTGA
- the eat gene encoding ethanolamine permease has translation MSSNNHGLARKLGGWQLWGIAVGLVISGEYFGWSYGWAQAGTLGFLLSSIFVAIMYTAFIFSFTELTTAIPHAGGPFAYARRAFGPLGGFIAGFATLCEFVFAPPAIALAIGAYLNVQFPELSAKWIACGAYIVFMALNIVGVSVAAAFELVVTLLAIFELLLFMGVVSPGFSWDNFTHHGWAGSDSFSLSAIGGMFAAIPFAIWFFLAIEGAAMAAEEAKDPSRTIPRAYVAGILTLVALAMGVMIMAGGAGDWSKLANINDPLPQAMKLIVGSNSGWLHMLVWLGLLGLIASFHGIIMGYSRQIFALARAGYLPPMLAVIHPRFKTPHRAIIVGGLIGIAAIFSDDLIQIAGQPLTANIVTLSVFGAIVMYIVSMLALFKLRRSEPTLARPFSAPAYPLLPGLALACAVVCLIAMIWYNQLLALIFAGSLAVAYAYYLLTHRQRAAAASDHLLEGGDAITLKPAVARSE, from the coding sequence ATGAGCAGCAACAATCACGGCCTGGCGCGCAAGCTGGGCGGCTGGCAACTATGGGGGATCGCCGTCGGGCTGGTGATCTCGGGCGAATATTTCGGCTGGAGCTATGGCTGGGCGCAGGCCGGCACGCTGGGCTTTCTGCTCAGCTCCATCTTTGTGGCCATCATGTATACCGCATTCATTTTCAGCTTTACCGAGCTGACCACCGCCATTCCGCATGCCGGTGGGCCGTTTGCCTATGCCCGTCGCGCCTTTGGCCCGCTGGGCGGCTTTATCGCCGGTTTTGCCACCTTGTGCGAATTCGTGTTTGCCCCGCCGGCCATCGCGCTGGCCATTGGGGCTTATCTGAACGTGCAGTTTCCCGAGCTGAGTGCCAAGTGGATTGCCTGCGGCGCCTATATCGTGTTCATGGCGCTGAATATCGTTGGTGTCAGCGTGGCAGCGGCCTTCGAGCTGGTGGTCACCCTGCTGGCCATTTTCGAATTGCTGCTGTTCATGGGCGTGGTGTCGCCGGGCTTCAGCTGGGACAACTTCACCCACCACGGCTGGGCCGGCAGCGACAGCTTCAGCCTGAGCGCCATCGGTGGCATGTTTGCCGCCATTCCGTTTGCCATCTGGTTCTTCCTGGCCATCGAAGGCGCTGCCATGGCCGCCGAGGAAGCCAAGGACCCCAGCCGCACCATTCCGCGCGCCTATGTGGCCGGCATCCTCACCCTGGTGGCGCTGGCCATGGGCGTGATGATCATGGCAGGCGGTGCCGGTGACTGGAGCAAGCTGGCCAATATCAACGACCCGCTGCCGCAGGCGATGAAGCTGATCGTGGGCAGCAACAGCGGCTGGCTGCACATGCTGGTATGGCTGGGCCTCTTGGGGCTGATTGCCAGCTTCCACGGCATCATCATGGGTTATTCGCGCCAGATTTTCGCGCTGGCCCGTGCCGGCTACCTGCCGCCGATGCTGGCGGTGATCCACCCGCGCTTCAAGACGCCGCATCGCGCCATCATCGTGGGCGGCCTTATCGGCATTGCCGCCATCTTCAGTGACGACCTGATCCAGATTGCCGGTCAGCCGCTGACCGCCAACATCGTCACCCTGTCGGTGTTCGGTGCCATCGTGATGTACATCGTGTCCATGCTGGCGCTGTTCAAGCTGCGCCGCAGCGAACCCACCCTGGCCCGTCCGTTCAGCGCACCGGCCTACCCGCTGCTGCCCGGCCTGGCACTGGCCTGCGCCGTGGTCTGCCTGATTGCCATGATCTGGTACAACCAGTTACTGGCACTGATTTTTGCCGGCAGCCTGGCCGTGGCCTATGCCTACTACCTGCTCACCCACCGTCAGCGCGCTGCCGCCGCCAGTGATCATCTGCTGGAAGGTGGCGATGCCATCACGCTGAAACCTGCTGTAGCCCGCAGCGAATAA
- a CDS encoding LysE family translocator: protein MLEVALLSYVGVMSITPGPNNLMLATSGVNYGFRRTLPHMLGISIGCAAQVFITASLLAWALQWIQAARLPLAVAGCIYLLWLSWKIARSAAPQGGESGKPMSFLAAALFQWVNPKAWVMVLNASILFMPADAEARLGAAMLLAVIFALVNLPCISLWAWMGERLRHLLSAAPALLLFNLLMGLLMGGTALWLLLDEIRHAWPGLL from the coding sequence ATGCTGGAAGTCGCCTTGCTGTCCTATGTGGGTGTGATGTCCATCACGCCCGGTCCCAACAACCTGATGCTGGCTACCTCCGGGGTCAATTACGGTTTCCGTCGCACCTTGCCGCACATGCTGGGCATCAGTATCGGTTGCGCGGCCCAGGTATTCATTACCGCCAGCCTGCTGGCCTGGGCCTTGCAATGGATACAGGCGGCGCGGCTGCCGCTGGCGGTGGCCGGCTGTATCTATTTGCTGTGGCTGTCGTGGAAGATTGCCCGTTCTGCCGCACCGCAGGGCGGGGAGAGCGGCAAGCCGATGAGTTTTCTGGCGGCCGCACTGTTCCAGTGGGTCAACCCCAAGGCCTGGGTGATGGTGCTCAATGCTTCCATCCTGTTCATGCCTGCCGATGCCGAGGCACGTCTGGGTGCGGCCATGCTGCTGGCTGTCATCTTTGCGCTGGTCAACCTGCCCTGTATCAGCCTGTGGGCGTGGATGGGCGAGCGGCTGCGTCATCTGCTCAGCGCAGCACCTGCCTTGCTGCTGTTCAACCTGCTGATGGGTCTGCTGATGGGAGGCACCGCGCTGTGGTTGCTGCTGGATGAAATCCGCCATGCCTGGCCCGGCCTGCTGTAA